A genomic region of Mesobacillus jeotgali contains the following coding sequences:
- the rsfS gene encoding ribosome silencing factor: MSERELLLTAVKAADDKRAEDIMVLNMKGISLIADYFVICHGNSDKQVQAIAREIREKAEEHGYNLRRMEGFDEARWVLIDIGDVVVHVFHKEERSYYNLERLWGDAPIENVQSELN, encoded by the coding sequence CGAATTATTATTGACAGCGGTAAAAGCAGCAGACGATAAAAGAGCAGAAGATATTATGGTACTGAATATGAAAGGTATCTCATTGATTGCTGATTACTTTGTCATCTGCCACGGGAATTCTGATAAGCAGGTACAGGCTATTGCCCGTGAAATCAGGGAAAAAGCAGAAGAGCATGGATATAATCTTAGGCGGATGGAAGGTTTTGACGAAGCAAGGTGGGTGCTGATCGATATCGGTGATGTTGTTGTCCATGTCTTCCACAAAGAAGAGCGAAGTTACTATAATCTTGAGCGCCTATGGGGAGATGCTCCGATCGAAAACGTACAAAGTGAGCTAAATTAA